From Phosphitispora fastidiosa, one genomic window encodes:
- the rho gene encoding transcription termination factor Rho, protein MNASDLESKTMVELYETAKNLEIQGYYKLRKKELIFEIVKVMTSKEQSTLFAEGVLEILPDGYGFLRPFSYVPSQDDIYVSPSQIRRFDLRTGDLVGGQVRPPRDNERYFALLRVEYINKISINDAARRIHFDGLTPIYPNQRINLEVGPEMAVTRVIDLVSPIGKGQRGLIVSPPKAGKTVLLKQIANSITTNYPEINLIVLLIDERPEEVTDMQRSVKGEVISSTFDEPAESHVKVAEMVLERAKRLVEHKKDVVILLDSITRLARAYNLVEPSSGRTLSGGVDPSALHKPKRFFGAARNIEEGGSLTILATALVETGSRMDDVIFEEFKGTGNMELILDRKLADRRLFPAIDIKRSGTRKEDLLLSKEEMELMWNLRKTFSQSTTTEAIESLMELLKKTKSNRELMMKTLDFCRAM, encoded by the coding sequence TTGAATGCTTCCGACTTGGAATCAAAAACAATGGTAGAACTATATGAAACGGCGAAAAATCTGGAGATTCAGGGTTATTACAAGCTCCGAAAAAAAGAACTGATTTTTGAAATTGTCAAGGTAATGACCAGCAAAGAGCAATCCACCCTATTTGCTGAAGGGGTGTTGGAAATTCTTCCGGATGGCTATGGGTTCCTGCGACCTTTCAGTTATGTTCCCAGCCAGGATGATATCTATGTTTCCCCGTCCCAGATCAGGAGATTTGACTTAAGGACAGGGGATCTTGTTGGGGGACAGGTCAGGCCGCCAAGGGACAATGAACGGTATTTCGCCTTGCTTCGGGTAGAGTACATAAACAAAATAAGTATCAATGATGCTGCAAGAAGGATACACTTTGACGGGTTAACACCCATATACCCCAACCAACGGATTAACCTTGAAGTAGGACCTGAAATGGCGGTTACCAGGGTCATTGATCTGGTATCACCGATTGGAAAAGGCCAGAGGGGCCTTATCGTATCCCCGCCTAAAGCCGGCAAAACAGTTCTTCTCAAACAGATTGCCAACAGTATTACAACCAATTATCCCGAAATTAACCTTATTGTGCTGCTGATTGATGAACGGCCTGAAGAGGTTACCGATATGCAGAGGTCGGTTAAAGGAGAGGTTATCAGTTCAACTTTTGACGAACCGGCCGAAAGCCATGTCAAAGTTGCTGAAATGGTATTGGAACGTGCTAAGAGGCTGGTAGAACACAAAAAAGATGTGGTGATTCTACTTGACAGTATCACCAGGCTGGCCAGGGCTTATAACCTGGTGGAGCCTTCCAGTGGCAGGACACTGTCAGGCGGTGTCGATCCTAGTGCGCTGCATAAGCCGAAACGGTTTTTTGGCGCTGCCCGTAATATTGAAGAGGGTGGCAGCCTGACAATTCTGGCGACCGCCCTTGTGGAAACAGGCAGTCGGATGGATGATGTTATTTTTGAAGAATTCAAGGGTACTGGAAATATGGAGCTGATTCTCGACAGGAAACTCGCTGATCGCAGGCTGTTCCCAGCAATCGACATCAAACGTTCCGGCACTCGTAAAGAAGATTTGTTGTTAAGCAAGGAAGAAATGGAACTGATGTGGAATCTGCGAAAAACCTTCAGCCAGTCAACCACCACAGAGGCCATAGAATCCCTTATGGAACTATTGAAAAAGACAAAATCAAACAGAGAGTTGATGATGAAGACCCTGGATTTTTGCAGGGCGATGTAA
- a CDS encoding peptidoglycan DD-metalloendopeptidase family protein, whose product MNFTKKHKAVMAVLLAAILTCTAGYGSLAGEGSTLEKKGRDNRSLEAVSYTVKKGDCLWDLAQEYRVPVSLLAYANGLDPESFLYEGDRITIPEGDDITYTVNPGDTLWGISRKFGVSMAELADRNGTGTAELLLAGQKLVLPAVGPVIDVIGENVGIKIPLLDDWPVNGVVSSPFGMRNGRMHEGTDIAAELGSPIKAVAGGKVVFSGNRGDYGKAVIIDHGNGFRSLYGHAAILEVSAGDRVSQGDVIARVGSTGRSTGPHLHLELLYRGTPQNPERYLPD is encoded by the coding sequence GTGAATTTTACAAAGAAACATAAAGCAGTGATGGCGGTATTGCTGGCAGCAATACTGACCTGCACAGCCGGATACGGCTCACTGGCTGGGGAAGGGAGCACGCTGGAAAAGAAGGGCCGGGATAACAGGAGCCTGGAAGCGGTATCCTATACGGTTAAAAAGGGCGACTGTCTCTGGGACCTGGCCCAGGAGTACCGTGTGCCGGTCAGCCTGCTCGCATATGCCAACGGGCTTGACCCGGAAAGTTTTCTTTACGAGGGTGACCGGATAACTATTCCTGAAGGTGATGACATTACCTATACGGTTAATCCCGGAGATACATTGTGGGGAATTTCCCGCAAATTCGGTGTATCCATGGCAGAACTGGCAGATAGAAACGGGACCGGGACTGCTGAACTTCTGCTGGCTGGACAGAAGCTGGTCCTTCCGGCTGTTGGCCCGGTAATTGATGTTATTGGAGAAAATGTAGGGATAAAAATACCTTTGTTGGATGATTGGCCTGTTAATGGGGTTGTTTCCTCACCTTTTGGGATGAGAAATGGCAGGATGCATGAGGGCACAGATATTGCTGCAGAATTGGGAAGCCCGATAAAGGCGGTGGCCGGCGGTAAAGTTGTCTTTTCGGGAAACCGGGGAGACTATGGGAAGGCTGTAATTATTGACCACGGGAATGGCTTCCGGAGTCTGTATGGACATGCCGCCATCCTGGAAGTAAGTGCCGGTGACCGGGTCAGCCAGGGAGATGTCATTGCCCGGGTTGGCAGTACCGGCCGTTCTACGGGACCGCACCTGCACCTGGAGCTGTTGTACCGGGGTACGCCCCAGAACCCGGAACGTTATCTGCCTGATTAA
- a CDS encoding radical SAM protein — protein MFQLLYADSKGRMYENPEALAVGRTGGLFVGLEEDEMIPLPAGASLVMVPGGVPVAIGAEGSFTQVDSGPAGDSCFAVGALLPQGFARTLLPAYRRKEQQPLPLFGYAAVGWKDGRVHVAAVQTDAPEKWNPIHYGTPELPGLVYDMLDRQGKNRIITQLARCALEYHCFTAQNIFYRRWEGGIPVSPVCNARCLGCISLQPAECCPSPQSRIDFVPEPWEVTDIAVRHLTGADDAIISFGQGCEGEPSLQASLISEAIKTIRSQTGTGTINMNTNAGNTPGIREICSAGIDSLRVSTISARKETYTAYYAPANYKWQDVCESIAFARDKGIYVSLNLLTFPGLTDIPEEAEALAALIEQLDINMVQIRNLNIDPDFLSSRVPLAAEEGMGINNFIDFLKGELPGLEIGNYSRPVRNNEI, from the coding sequence ATGTTTCAGTTACTGTATGCAGATAGTAAAGGCAGGATGTATGAAAACCCGGAGGCGCTGGCTGTGGGACGTACCGGGGGCTTGTTTGTGGGGCTGGAGGAAGATGAGATGATCCCTCTGCCTGCAGGGGCTTCGCTGGTTATGGTGCCCGGAGGAGTTCCGGTGGCCATAGGAGCAGAAGGGAGTTTTACTCAGGTAGACTCAGGACCTGCAGGGGACTCCTGTTTTGCTGTTGGGGCTTTGCTGCCCCAGGGTTTTGCCAGGACCCTGCTTCCGGCTTACCGGCGTAAGGAGCAGCAGCCGCTGCCACTGTTTGGTTATGCCGCAGTGGGCTGGAAGGACGGCCGGGTCCACGTTGCTGCGGTACAGACAGATGCCCCGGAGAAATGGAACCCCATCCATTATGGAACCCCTGAGCTGCCCGGGTTGGTTTATGATATGCTTGACCGGCAGGGAAAGAACAGGATTATCACTCAATTGGCAAGGTGTGCCTTGGAGTACCACTGCTTTACCGCTCAGAACATTTTTTACAGGAGGTGGGAAGGGGGTATCCCGGTATCACCGGTATGTAATGCCAGGTGCTTGGGGTGTATATCACTGCAGCCTGCGGAGTGCTGTCCGTCGCCTCAGAGCAGAATAGATTTTGTTCCCGAGCCGTGGGAAGTGACTGATATAGCAGTCCGGCATCTTACTGGGGCAGATGATGCCATCATTAGCTTCGGGCAGGGTTGTGAAGGAGAACCTTCTTTGCAGGCATCCCTGATATCTGAGGCGATAAAAACCATTCGCAGTCAAACGGGGACAGGGACCATCAATATGAATACAAATGCAGGCAATACCCCGGGTATCCGGGAAATCTGTTCTGCCGGAATCGACTCCCTGCGTGTTAGCACTATCAGCGCTAGGAAAGAGACCTACACCGCTTATTATGCTCCCGCGAATTACAAATGGCAGGATGTCTGCGAATCCATTGCTTTTGCCAGGGATAAGGGTATCTATGTATCCCTTAACCTGCTGACCTTTCCGGGGCTTACCGATATCCCGGAAGAAGCTGAGGCGCTAGCCGCTCTGATTGAGCAGCTTGACATAAATATGGTTCAGATACGCAACCTCAATATTGATCCTGATTTTTTGTCTTCCCGGGTGCCATTGGCCGCTGAGGAGGGAATGGGTATTAATAATTTTATAGATTTTCTTAAAGGGGAGCTGCCCGGGCTCGAAATTGGCAATTATTCCCGACCTGTACGAAATAATGAGATTTAA
- the rpmE gene encoding 50S ribosomal protein L31 — translation MKKDIHPKYGSAVVTCACGETFESGSTKKELRVEICSKCHPFFTGKQKFVDTSGRVDKFKKKYGM, via the coding sequence ATGAAAAAGGACATTCATCCGAAGTACGGTTCAGCCGTAGTAACCTGTGCTTGTGGTGAAACTTTTGAGTCAGGATCAACGAAAAAGGAGCTAAGAGTAGAGATTTGCTCCAAGTGCCATCCTTTCTTTACAGGAAAGCAAAAATTTGTTGATACCAGTGGCCGTGTGGATAAATTCAAGAAAAAATACGGGATGTAA
- a CDS encoding DUF1385 domain-containing protein, which translates to MSDKVTYGGQAVIEGVMMRGRDNVAIAVRKPDNEIIVEERPVNSITKKLPFLKLPFLRGTVSLFESLIIGIQALTFSASQAAADEEEQLSPWEMTLTIGVAVILGILLFIVTPTSAARLLYSLESVVLINFLEGLLRIGIFLVYVLAISRMKDIQRVFQYHGAEHKVISTFEANEKLTVANARKYSQLHPRCGTSFLLIVMVIMVFVFSFLGKQDLVMRIASRIALLPVVAGISFEILKLSGKYCNSPLMKVLITPGLWLQKLTTREPDDSQLEVAIASLKSVLAKEEVSSEELSPEELQEALQ; encoded by the coding sequence TTGAGTGATAAGGTGACATATGGAGGCCAGGCGGTTATCGAGGGTGTGATGATGCGCGGTCGTGACAATGTGGCTATAGCGGTCAGGAAACCGGATAATGAAATTATAGTGGAAGAGCGTCCCGTGAATTCTATAACCAAAAAGCTGCCGTTTCTCAAACTCCCTTTTCTCAGGGGGACAGTATCGCTGTTTGAGTCCTTGATTATAGGCATCCAGGCCCTGACCTTTTCCGCCAGCCAGGCAGCCGCGGATGAAGAAGAACAGCTCAGCCCCTGGGAAATGACCCTGACCATAGGTGTGGCGGTAATCTTAGGGATACTTCTTTTCATAGTTACGCCAACAAGCGCAGCCAGGCTCCTGTACTCACTGGAGAGCGTTGTTCTGATTAATTTCCTTGAAGGGCTTTTGCGGATAGGGATTTTTCTGGTTTATGTCCTGGCTATATCGCGCATGAAGGATATTCAGCGGGTATTTCAGTATCATGGCGCGGAACACAAAGTTATCAGCACCTTTGAAGCTAATGAAAAGCTGACCGTTGCAAACGCACGAAAATATTCCCAGCTGCACCCGAGGTGTGGCACCAGCTTTCTGCTGATTGTGATGGTTATCATGGTATTTGTTTTCAGCTTTTTGGGTAAACAGGATCTGGTGATGCGGATAGCTTCCAGGATTGCCCTGTTACCTGTAGTAGCCGGTATTTCATTTGAGATTCTTAAGCTGTCGGGCAAATACTGTAACTCCCCATTGATGAAAGTTCTCATTACTCCGGGGCTGTGGCTGCAGAAACTTACTACCAGGGAGCCGGACGACAGCCAGCTTGAGGTAGCCATTGCCTCACTCAAATCAGTACTGGCAAAGGAAGAGGTATCTTCGGAAGAATTGTCTCCGGAAGAATTGCAGGAAGCTCTGCAGTAA
- the prfA gene encoding peptide chain release factor 1 translates to MFDKLQALEDKYEELAGLLSNPDVIANQAEWQKHAKAHASMTDVVTAYREYKEVLRGISEAGEMLEDKLEEEFREMVELELEELKGKKEELETKLKILLLPKDPNDDKNVIMEIRGGAGGEEAALFAGALFRMYSRYAEERGWKTEILGSNATDIGGFKEVSFLIEGQGAYSRLKFESGVHRVQRVPTTESSGRIHTSTVTVAVLAEAEEVDIDIDPNDLRIDVFCSSGPGGQSVNTTQSAVRVTHIPSGIVVSCQDEKSQHKNKDKAMRVLRARLLDRAREEQDAQLASARKSQVGTGDRSERIRTYNYPQGRVTDHRIGLTLHKLDQVLEGNMDEIIEALITTDHAEKLKQVD, encoded by the coding sequence ATGTTCGATAAATTACAGGCGCTTGAAGATAAATATGAGGAACTCGCAGGCCTGTTGAGTAATCCCGATGTCATTGCAAATCAGGCTGAATGGCAGAAGCATGCCAAGGCACATGCTTCGATGACAGATGTGGTGACAGCTTACCGGGAATATAAGGAGGTCCTCCGGGGAATCAGTGAAGCCGGGGAAATGCTTGAGGATAAACTGGAAGAAGAGTTCAGGGAAATGGTCGAACTGGAGCTGGAAGAGCTAAAAGGCAAAAAGGAAGAGCTGGAGACCAAGCTTAAAATACTTTTGCTGCCTAAAGACCCCAATGACGACAAAAACGTCATCATGGAAATCAGAGGCGGCGCCGGTGGTGAGGAGGCTGCCCTTTTTGCCGGGGCGCTGTTCCGGATGTACAGCAGGTATGCTGAAGAGAGAGGCTGGAAAACCGAAATCCTTGGCTCTAATGCTACCGATATCGGGGGATTTAAGGAAGTTTCCTTCCTTATAGAAGGCCAAGGCGCATACAGCAGGCTTAAATTCGAAAGCGGAGTCCACCGGGTTCAGCGGGTCCCGACTACTGAGTCATCAGGGCGGATCCATACCTCAACTGTTACAGTTGCAGTTCTTGCGGAAGCGGAAGAAGTTGATATAGATATAGACCCCAATGACTTAAGGATTGATGTGTTCTGTTCCAGCGGCCCCGGCGGCCAGTCTGTGAACACGACCCAGTCCGCAGTAAGGGTTACCCATATTCCCAGCGGGATTGTGGTTTCCTGCCAGGACGAGAAATCACAGCACAAGAACAAGGATAAGGCAATGCGGGTCCTTAGAGCCAGGCTGCTTGACAGGGCGCGGGAGGAACAGGATGCCCAGCTTGCCAGCGCCAGGAAAAGCCAGGTGGGTACAGGTGACCGCAGTGAGAGGATCAGGACTTACAATTATCCTCAGGGGCGTGTTACCGACCATAGGATAGGCCTGACCCTGCACAAGCTGGACCAGGTGCTGGAAGGAAATATGGATGAGATTATCGAAGCCTTGATTACAACTGACCATGCGGAAAAATTAAAGCAGGTGGATTAA
- the prmC gene encoding peptide chain release factor N(5)-glutamine methyltransferase, giving the protein MPTVREALAEAAQVLRSSGIDTARLDAEVLLAFVLKVSRTDLYVKNDRVIPNNKLREFLAAVARRSRREPVAYITGEKEFMSLPFLVNRKVLIPRPETEVLVEWVIERAGDSQVIVDVGTGSGAIAVSLATYLPKARIWAVDISDAALEVARENAARLGVRERIQFLNSSLLDGIPAGLDGKVDWIIANLPYIPSAEVSWLQPEVSQYEPHTALDGGGDGLYLYRELVIRAYEVLATGGWLCLEMGTGQTEGLTKLLPEERWGEGIQVLQDYAGLDRFIVIRKKT; this is encoded by the coding sequence ATGCCTACGGTAAGGGAGGCTTTGGCCGAGGCGGCCCAGGTCCTGCGCAGCAGCGGGATTGATACGGCCCGACTTGATGCCGAGGTTCTGCTGGCATTTGTGCTTAAGGTATCAAGGACCGACCTTTACGTCAAAAACGACAGGGTGATTCCGAATAATAAACTAAGGGAGTTTTTAGCGGCTGTTGCCAGGCGTTCGCGCCGGGAGCCGGTCGCATATATAACAGGGGAAAAGGAATTTATGTCACTGCCGTTTCTGGTTAACCGGAAGGTACTTATTCCCAGACCCGAAACTGAAGTTCTGGTTGAATGGGTTATCGAACGTGCCGGAGACAGCCAGGTTATAGTCGATGTAGGGACAGGCAGCGGGGCAATCGCTGTCAGCCTTGCCACGTATCTGCCCAAGGCCCGGATATGGGCGGTTGATATTTCTGATGCCGCTTTAGAGGTGGCCCGGGAAAACGCTGCCAGGCTGGGCGTACGGGAAAGAATACAATTTTTAAACAGCAGCCTGCTTGATGGTATTCCGGCAGGGCTTGATGGCAAAGTTGACTGGATAATTGCCAACCTGCCTTATATTCCGTCTGCAGAGGTGTCTTGGCTGCAGCCGGAGGTTTCTCAGTATGAGCCTCATACTGCACTGGATGGAGGGGGTGATGGCCTATATTTGTACAGAGAGCTCGTTATTCGGGCATATGAAGTACTGGCAACAGGGGGATGGCTTTGCCTGGAGATGGGTACAGGTCAGACTGAAGGGCTGACGAAACTGCTGCCTGAAGAACGATGGGGGGAAGGCATTCAGGTTTTACAGGATTACGCTGGGCTTGACCGATTTATAGTGATCCGTAAGAAAACTTAA
- a CDS encoding SLC13 family permease gives MESQVQAYIAVAVFLLTYALIISEKIHRTVVALLGGLLVIFLGILEQHTAIEMIDFNTLGLLTGMMIIVGITKRTGLFEFLAIKSAKWAKGEPWRLMLALATITAVGSAFLDNVTTVLLIVPVTFSITEELKINPIPFLITEIIASNVGGTATLIGDPPNIMIGSQTHLGFMDFVINLAPPVIVVYILTMVCLKFIYGRRLKVAEELKQKVMEFDENEAIKDVPLLKKCLFVLGLTILGFILHQFVHMESATIALGGGTLLMLLSKINPEHVLHEVEWPVIFFFIGLFILVGGLEETGIIEAMAVKSLEITGGEMVSTSLIILWLSAIASAFVDNIPFVATMIPLLKTMGELGGMSNIDPFWWSLALGACLGGNGTLIGASANVIVAGMAEHRKYPISFVGYMKVAFPLMIMSIIISSIYVYLRYLM, from the coding sequence ATGGAGAGCCAAGTACAGGCCTATATCGCAGTTGCTGTATTTTTGTTAACCTATGCCCTGATTATTTCGGAAAAGATTCACCGTACGGTTGTAGCTTTATTGGGTGGTTTATTGGTTATTTTTCTGGGGATCCTGGAACAGCATACGGCTATTGAAATGATTGACTTCAATACTCTGGGGCTGTTGACCGGGATGATGATTATTGTCGGGATTACCAAACGCACCGGCTTATTTGAGTTCCTGGCCATCAAGTCTGCCAAGTGGGCCAAGGGGGAACCGTGGCGGCTTATGCTTGCACTGGCCACTATTACTGCCGTAGGGTCTGCTTTTCTGGACAATGTGACAACAGTTCTGCTGATAGTTCCGGTAACCTTTTCCATTACCGAAGAGCTGAAAATAAATCCCATTCCCTTTCTGATCACAGAAATCATCGCTTCAAACGTAGGCGGGACCGCGACTCTTATCGGGGATCCGCCCAATATCATGATTGGCAGCCAGACACACCTCGGTTTTATGGATTTTGTGATAAATCTGGCACCTCCTGTTATTGTAGTCTACATACTAACAATGGTCTGCCTTAAGTTTATCTACGGCAGAAGGCTCAAGGTGGCCGAGGAACTGAAACAGAAGGTCATGGAATTTGACGAGAATGAAGCCATTAAGGATGTGCCCCTGCTGAAAAAGTGCCTCTTTGTGCTGGGGTTGACTATCCTGGGGTTTATTCTCCACCAGTTTGTACATATGGAATCAGCAACAATTGCCCTGGGCGGCGGCACCCTTTTGATGCTGCTGTCAAAGATTAACCCGGAACATGTGCTGCACGAGGTTGAGTGGCCGGTAATTTTCTTCTTTATCGGGCTGTTCATCCTGGTAGGAGGGCTTGAGGAAACCGGGATTATTGAGGCCATGGCCGTAAAATCCCTTGAAATAACCGGCGGGGAAATGGTCTCGACCTCACTAATAATTCTGTGGCTGTCAGCTATAGCATCTGCTTTTGTAGATAACATCCCGTTTGTGGCCACCATGATTCCATTGCTGAAGACAATGGGTGAACTGGGCGGGATGTCAAATATAGATCCGTTTTGGTGGTCTCTGGCCCTGGGCGCGTGCCTGGGTGGTAACGGGACACTGATCGGGGCCTCGGCAAACGTTATTGTTGCCGGAATGGCCGAACACCGCAAATACCCCATCTCTTTTGTAGGATATATGAAAGTCGCTTTTCCACTAATGATCATGTCAATAATCATCTCAAGCATCTATGTATATTTGCGGTATTTAATGTAA
- a CDS encoding SLC13 family permease has product MDAYIAGAVFLITYAFIISEKLNRTVVALMGGMLVIFLGILEQEKAIEMIDFNTLGLLTGMMIIVGITKKTGVFEYLAIKSAKWAGGDPWRLMTALALITAVGSALLDNVTTVLLIVPVTFSITEELEINPMPFLVTEILVSNIGGTATLIGDPPNIMIGSQTHLGFMDFLVNLAPVAIVVYLLTMIALKFIYGKRLHVKEELKQKVMGFDELSAIKDWVLLKKCLFVLGLTILGFILHQFIHMESATIALGGGVLLMLLTRIDPERVLHQVEWPVIFFFIGLFILVGGLEETGIIHGLAEKALDITGGALLPTSMIILWLSAIASAFVDNIPFVATMIPLLHTMSELGGLGNIDPLWWSLALGACLGGNGTLIGASANVIVAGMAEGRKYPISFLGYMKVAFPLMIMSIIVSTGYVYLRYFVLV; this is encoded by the coding sequence ATGGACGCGTATATTGCAGGAGCAGTCTTCCTGATAACCTATGCTTTTATTATTTCTGAAAAACTTAACCGGACGGTTGTTGCCCTCATGGGGGGTATGCTGGTAATTTTCCTGGGGATTTTGGAGCAGGAAAAGGCCATTGAAATGATTGACTTCAACACTCTGGGACTGCTGACGGGAATGATGATAATTGTCGGGATTACCAAAAAGACGGGTGTCTTTGAGTACCTGGCGATAAAGTCAGCCAAGTGGGCTGGAGGGGATCCCTGGAGACTGATGACGGCATTGGCCCTGATCACTGCTGTCGGGTCGGCTTTACTGGACAATGTGACCACTGTGCTGCTGATAGTACCGGTAACCTTCTCTATAACAGAGGAACTGGAGATAAACCCGATGCCGTTTCTTGTTACCGAGATTCTGGTTTCAAATATCGGGGGAACAGCGACACTTATCGGAGACCCGCCCAATATCATGATTGGCAGCCAGACCCACCTGGGTTTTATGGATTTTCTGGTCAATCTGGCACCGGTTGCCATAGTAGTCTATCTCTTGACGATGATAGCCCTTAAATTTATTTATGGCAAGAGACTTCATGTAAAAGAAGAATTGAAGCAAAAGGTTATGGGATTTGATGAACTCTCTGCAATTAAAGACTGGGTGTTACTGAAAAAATGCTTGTTTGTACTGGGTTTAACCATACTGGGGTTTATCCTCCACCAGTTTATTCATATGGAATCGGCAACAATTGCTTTGGGCGGCGGGGTGCTGCTGATGCTGCTGACCCGGATTGACCCGGAACGGGTGCTGCACCAGGTTGAATGGCCGGTAATATTCTTTTTCATCGGTCTGTTTATTCTGGTTGGCGGTCTGGAGGAAACGGGGATAATTCATGGCTTGGCGGAGAAGGCCCTGGATATTACCGGGGGAGCGCTGCTGCCCACATCGATGATTATCCTGTGGTTGTCAGCGATTGCCTCAGCTTTTGTGGACAATATTCCTTTTGTGGCTACAATGATACCCCTGCTGCACACTATGAGTGAATTAGGGGGGTTAGGGAACATTGATCCCCTGTGGTGGTCTCTGGCCCTGGGCGCTTGCCTGGGGGGCAATGGCACCTTGATTGGGGCCTCAGCAAATGTTATTGTTGCCGGGATGGCTGAGGGTCGTAAATACCCCATATCTTTCCTGGGATATATGAAAGTTGCTTTTCCCTTGATGATAATGTCCATTATTGTCTCGACTGGATATGTGTATCTGCGTTACTTTGTTCTGGTTTAG
- a CDS encoding L-threonylcarbamoyladenylate synthase: MQKKTETQKKTEILSSTDENLEKAAQLLRGGGLVAFPTETVYGLGANALDPAAVSGIFAAKGRPCDNPLIVHISDVSQVYDLSDDITVPARRVMEVFWPGPLTVVLPRKSGVPDVVTAGLDTVAVRMPDHPAALGLISKAGIPVAAPSANSSGSPSPTTAGHVAEDLSGKIDAVVDGGPCRVGVESTVIDMTLEPPVILRPGGVTREQLEAVLGPVETAASFAAGNAEAPKSPGMKYRHYSPKAEVVLVTGEQPDEITRKVSELTAKYRCRGKRIGVLASAETAAKYKADAVFDLGSRGCSEEIARNLFYGLRHMDMQGVDIIISEGYSETGIGAAVMNRLRKAAGSIITV; encoded by the coding sequence ATACAGAAAAAGACTGAGACACAGAAAAAGACTGAAATACTGAGTTCAACAGATGAAAATCTGGAAAAAGCGGCACAGTTGCTTCGGGGGGGCGGCCTGGTCGCCTTTCCCACGGAAACGGTATACGGCCTTGGCGCCAATGCCCTTGACCCAGCTGCGGTATCTGGAATCTTTGCCGCCAAGGGGCGGCCCTGTGATAACCCTTTGATAGTACATATTTCAGATGTCAGCCAGGTATATGACCTGTCAGATGATATTACTGTTCCTGCCCGAAGGGTTATGGAAGTCTTCTGGCCGGGTCCCCTGACAGTGGTTTTGCCCAGAAAAAGCGGGGTTCCGGATGTAGTTACTGCCGGCCTTGACACAGTGGCAGTGCGGATGCCTGACCATCCGGCAGCCCTGGGATTAATCAGCAAGGCCGGAATTCCTGTCGCTGCCCCTTCGGCCAATAGTTCCGGAAGTCCGAGTCCGACAACAGCAGGGCATGTCGCTGAGGATCTATCGGGGAAAATAGATGCCGTTGTTGATGGCGGACCGTGCCGGGTTGGGGTGGAATCCACGGTTATTGATATGACCCTGGAGCCTCCGGTTATTTTGCGTCCGGGGGGAGTAACCCGGGAACAACTGGAAGCGGTTCTGGGGCCTGTGGAAACTGCCGCTTCTTTTGCAGCAGGTAATGCGGAAGCGCCCAAATCACCGGGAATGAAATACCGTCACTACTCGCCAAAGGCTGAAGTGGTTCTGGTTACCGGGGAACAGCCTGATGAGATCACTCGAAAAGTCAGTGAATTAACTGCTAAATACCGCTGCCGGGGAAAGCGGATCGGAGTTCTGGCATCAGCGGAAACCGCAGCCAAATACAAGGCTGATGCCGTTTTTGACCTGGGCAGCCGGGGATGTTCTGAGGAAATTGCCCGGAATCTTTTTTACGGACTGCGCCACATGGACATGCAGGGTGTTGACATAATTATATCTGAGGGGTATTCTGAAACAGGAATCGGGGCAGCGGTAATGAACAGGCTGAGAAAAGCTGCCGGCAGTATCATCACAGTTTAG
- a CDS encoding manganese efflux pump MntP, producing MGLGTIFALALALSADAFSFSLGLGMTGVNKRQVYLISLTVLAFHIIMPLTGYFAGGFVGSFLGRWAGYVGAAVLVLLGLRMVWEGFSENQEENFSRFILTSVYGIVVLGVTVSIDALSVGFTLGTQQVAVGLAAAVIGVVSGIMSFFGLEFGKKVGEWMGRRAVAAGGSILVLIGIKLFV from the coding sequence TTGGGGTTGGGAACAATTTTTGCCCTGGCTTTGGCACTGAGCGCTGACGCGTTTTCTTTTTCCCTGGGGCTGGGGATGACAGGGGTTAACAAAAGGCAGGTTTATTTGATCAGCCTGACCGTACTGGCATTTCACATAATCATGCCGCTGACTGGTTACTTTGCCGGTGGTTTTGTGGGCAGCTTTTTGGGCCGGTGGGCAGGTTATGTCGGAGCTGCGGTCCTGGTTCTGCTTGGGTTGAGGATGGTTTGGGAAGGGTTTTCGGAAAACCAGGAAGAAAATTTTTCCCGGTTCATCCTTACCAGTGTTTATGGTATTGTAGTATTGGGAGTAACCGTCAGTATTGATGCCCTCAGTGTGGGCTTTACACTGGGGACCCAACAGGTGGCGGTGGGCTTGGCAGCAGCAGTTATTGGGGTTGTCTCCGGGATAATGTCATTCTTTGGACTGGAATTTGGCAAAAAGGTCGGGGAATGGATGGGCCGGCGCGCTGTGGCGGCAGGCGGGTCTATCCTGGTGCTAATAGGAATAAAGCTGTTTGTGTAA